In a genomic window of Sebaldella sp. S0638:
- a CDS encoding Panacea domain-containing protein — MPYNALSVAKYILSHCPMDHVRLQKTLYFLQAIFLVNVGRPLFNENIEAWDYGPVVREVFNEYRYSGSQDLRFDDIDRKVQSDMDVFFGTGNVMEDFNRLASEENDNIIIKNFLDNNKSINTWALVDLTHRFETWINHYNSGNSIIPKEEIAEYHRRIGGFNV; from the coding sequence ATGCCATATAATGCATTAAGTGTTGCAAAATATATTCTAAGTCATTGTCCAATGGATCATGTTAGATTACAAAAAACATTATATTTTTTACAAGCGATTTTCCTTGTAAATGTGGGAAGACCTTTATTTAATGAAAATATTGAAGCTTGGGATTACGGTCCTGTAGTACGAGAAGTCTTTAATGAATATCGTTATTCTGGCTCACAAGACTTAAGATTTGACGATATAGATCGTAAAGTACAGAGTGATATGGATGTATTCTTTGGAACAGGCAATGTTATGGAGGATTTCAATAGATTAGCTAGTGAAGAAAATGATAATATAATAATAAAAAATTTTTTGGATAACAATAAAAGCATTAACACTTGGGCTTTAGTAGATTTAACGCATCGTTTTGAAACGTGGATAAATCATTATAATTCTGGAAATTCAATAATACCTAAAGAGGAAATAGCTGAATATCATAGAAGAATAGGAGGATTTAATGTCTGA
- a CDS encoding DUF6440 family protein — protein MKNKKTIIILVLLFIAIFTALIFIKYETSNEISYFIDEQTGVEYITYHKSITPRLDQNGKVIVKK, from the coding sequence ATGAAAAACAAAAAGACTATTATAATTCTAGTATTGTTGTTTATTGCCATATTCACGGCATTAATTTTTATAAAATATGAAACTTCAAATGAAATTTCTTACTTCATAGATGAGCAAACTGGAGTCGAATATATTACTTATCATAAATCCATCACTCCCCGGTTGGATCAGAACGGGAAAGTTATAGTAAAAAAATAA